The nucleotide sequence GGCCTGCCCTTCGCTCCGCTTTCCTATCCCTGTTTTCCAGCCCCTGAAACCCCGCGCATCGATGGCTGGATCGATGACCCCGCCTGGTCCGCCGCCCCTTGGAGCGCCAGCTTCACCGATATTGAGGGCAGCCTAAAACCCTCTCCCCACTTGGATACCAGGTTTAAAATGCTCTGGGACGGCGAGGGCCTCTACATCGCCGCCAGGCTGGAGGAACCGCAGCTCTGGGCCACCCTCACCGAGCACGACGCCGTGATCTTTTGGGACAACGACTTCGAGGTTTTCCTCGATCCGAACGGCGACACCCACCACTACTTCGAGCTGGAGATCAACGCCCTGAACACGCTTTGGGACCTCTTTCTGGTGCAGCCCTACCGCGACGAACACAGCTCCCTAAACGGCTGGGAAGCCCACGGCGCCAAAACCGCGGTCGGCCTCGAGGGCACCCTGAACGATCCTTCGGACCTCGACACAGCCTGGAACTTGGAGATCTTCCTGCCCTGGCAGGCTGTGGCTGAATTGGCTGGAACGTCCTGCCCGCCGCGCTCAGGCGACTACTGGCGGATCAATATCTCGCGGGTGCAGTGGACCACTGAAGTGGCGGAGGGCAACTATCGCAAAGTGGCCGGAATTCCTGAATTCAACTGGGTTTGGAGCCCTCAGGGCCTCATCAACATGCACTATCCGGAACGCTGGGGCCTGGTTTGGTTTATGGACGCCCCCAGTCCAGACCGCGCTTGGGAACCTTCCCTGCCCGAGATCCTGCCCGCGGAAGAATACCTGCGCCAGGTGTATTACGCCCAAAAACAACACCTGCTGGATCACGGCAGCTATTCCATCTCCACTTCTGAACTGGGCCTGGCTCCTTTTCACCACCGGGGAAAGATCCACCTGCCCCGGCTGGAAGCCACTTCCCGCTCCTTCTGCGCCACCCTGGAAACCGGGGACCTTCCCACCCTGGTCATCACGCAATCCGGACGCCTGATCCGGCTTCCGCTCCGGTGATCAATACGGTATCAATACGGAATCATTACGGATGAAATCCGTATTGATTCCGTATTGATACCGTATTGATATTGGGAGCCGTGCAGGATTAGGTGCTAATTCAGCTCTGTTTTTCCTGGCCGTCGTCCGGAGGAAGGGGGGATTCTTCTGGCGGCCAGCTGCTTTGCAGGGATTTTTGCTCGGGTGGCCAGTCTGCTTCCGGCGGTGCCTGATCCACAGCCTGGGGCTGCGGTTTCTTTTTACGCAGCAGGAAATAGAGGGCAACGCCCAACCCGGCAAGCAGAGGGAGCACCCAGAGCAGGGAACCGAGCTTTTTCGCCGCGGCCGCAGCGGGGCTGGGGACTTTGTATTGCAGATAGATTGAATCGCCCTCGGCGCCTTCGAATTCCCAACTGTAAACTCCCAGGGTGTCGTTCCGGACCTTGGCGTTGGTGCTCACCACCTCGAACGGGACTTTCCAGGTGACCTTGTTTTCCACTGCATTCGCCAGCATCACATCCTTTTCATCTTGCGGCGCGTTGTCGCCAGCTCTCCAAACTTTGAACACATCGGGTTTATAGGATATGGTAAACAAGCTGTGGCCGGTGGTCTTTTCCTCCCTCACCACAGACGGCAGAGGAGCTTTGGTGGTGTCCGCGAGCAAGGGAAACTCATTTAAATCTGATATCCGGGCGAAATGTTTTTCGGATTTGGAGCCCTTTGTCTGCTCATCCTCATAGGCAGTTGTTACCAAGCCATATTTGGCAAATCTGACCGAGTCCTCTTTGACAGTTGCAATATGGTCATCAGCATAGTACTCTTTGGTCACTTTGGTAATGAAGCTAAAATCCACGGAATTATCCTTGTTGACGGTGAACACGGATTCGGTGAAGACGCACCCCGCCAGCAGCAACGCGGCGCAGAGAACAAGGGTCAGGCGCATGAAACCTCCTTTGGTTTGAACCCTGATGGATTGTTTCATCCCTAGCAGGCGGCTGTGGACCGTCAAGCAAAAATTTCCTTGACGCCTGCAGGTTTGTGATAAAGGTTGGACGCAGGCGCTGGACGTGAGATATTTTCGGGAAGCGCAGACATAAGGTGCCACGAGCAAATAGATCATGAAATACATTCCGCCCTTCATCATCGCCAAGCTGCGGCGCGGGAAACTGCGCGGGCGGTTGTATGCCTATATCCTGGTTTGCGAACTGGCCAATCTCGGGCAGTTGACCGCTGGTTTTAAGGCCAGAGGCAAAAAGGGCGCGAAGGATTTAGCCCGGTGGCTGGACGAACTTTGGATGGAGCCGCTGGAGGAAGTTGAGCGGCGGGGCGGCCTGATCGCCAGATGGCAGGGAGATTCACTGTGGGCGCTGTTTCCCCAGGCCAGGCCGCGGGAGACGGTGGCGGCGCTGGAGTTCATCAGATCCACGTTCAGGCAGACCACCCTCAAGCGCGAAAAGCTGGGTGGACCGGTACCCCGGATCAAGCTGCTGGTCGGTTGCGGCCGCGTGGATTGGCAGATATTTTCCAATCAGTTGCAGCATGAATACACATTTTCTGGCCGGGAAGTGGACGCTCTGGAGCTGCTTCCGCGAGGGCGAAAACAATTGCTGCTTACGCCCGCGGCCTCAGCCAAACTGGGCGCGGCGGGTCTGCTGGACTGCAGAGGAAACCCGGTTCGAGGGATCAAGCCGAAATCCGCTGACCAGCCCAAATTGATTTCAGATGAGAACCTCGCCCTTCTGAGCAAGTTCGAGCATCCCCGCTTCCGCGACTGGGGTCCCGGAACAGATTTCCGCCAAGTGGCTTGCTGCCAGATCAAACTCAGGTGGGATGATCCCTCCGCCGTGGACCAACTGATCCAGGATATGGAACTGCTCGCCATCACCTTCGGCGCTTTCGTGCGCGGCGTTCACAGAAGCGGCAACGAATATACCGCCATAGCCTGGTTCGGTGTGCCCCGCATAGACAGCAAAGCGACTTACAACTCCTGCCGCGTGGCACTGGAAGCCAGCAAAAAATACCCCGCCATCAGGCACGGGATCGCTGTGGGGAAGGTGTTTGCGGGAAAAGTGGGGGGAGAGGATTTCAGCCGTTACGCTGTTTTTGGAGCGGTGGAAGAGCAGGCGCGGAAGTTGTGCGCGATGACTCAGCCAGGTGAAACGATCACCGACCAACAGATCCAGGCGGAATTGAGCGATCAGTTCAATTTCCTGCCTCTGGCGAAGTCCGGTCGTTCGCGTAAATCCGGTGACCCCCAAGTTTTCAAACTTGCCGGCATGCCCACTCCTGTCAAGACCAGAGGCATCTTTGTGGGCCGGAAAAAAGAACTGGCTGATTTGAAGACCCTCATCCGGCAGAGCCTGAAATGTGGAAACAACCTGTGCGTCCACATCTGCGGAACCCCGGGAATAGGCAAAACCCGGCTTTCCGAAGAATTGATCGCTTCCCTGAAGAATGATGCCGTCAATGTTTTCAAGCTGTGGTGCGATCCGGATCAGCCCCCGCTGGATCTGCTGAGCCAGCTGTTGAAGCAGCTCTTTCCCATCAGCGAAGATCCCGCCAGGGCCGGGGAGGAATTCAGCGCCCTCTGGCAAAACTGGGCCGGGAAAGACACGGATCTGCGGAGTCACAAAGCGTTCATAGGCAATCTGTTGGGCCTGCATTGGCCGGGTTCGGAGCTGGAACTGACGCCACCGGAACTGCGTGTGGCCAGGATCATGGACTCCTGCGCGCTGGTGCTGCGTGAAGCAGCCTCCCGCCAGCCGCTGCTCATCCAGATCGATGACCTGCAGTGGATCGACGGCCACTCCCGGGAGATCTTTGAACGCCTGGGCCAGGCAGGCATCAGACGCACCTGCATTATGGCCACGTCCCGCTATCTGGAGGATGGCTCCGTCCCCGAGCTGCGGGCCGAAAACTTCACTTCCCACAGGCTGGACCTTGGCCCGCTGAACCGACAGGACACCCTGGACCTGCACAAAACCTTGCTGGGGGTGGAAGCGCTGCCTCCCGCCACCGTTGAGATAATCAACCAGAAATCTGACGGCAATCCCTTCCTGGTGGAACAGGTGATCGCCCTGTGCCTGGAACTGGGGTTGGTGAACGCGCGGGGCGAACTGGACCTGCCGGAGGATTGGGAAAAATATGGCCTGACCGACATTCTGCTGCTGCGCATCGATCGCCTGGCCGCCAAAACCCGCGCCTGCCTTTTCAACGCCAGCGTTCTGGGCATGCGCTTCAATGTCCGGGTGTTGTCGCGGATGCTGAATTCCGACCCGCGTCGGGAATTGGCCGGAGGCGCCCAAAACCACATCTGGCAGGACCTCGGCGAGGTTCTGTACATCTTTTCCCACGTTCTCATCCAAGAAGCCGCCTACGCCCGCATCCAGGGCAAAGAACTGCCCCGCCTGCATCTCAGCGCCGCCCAGGCCATGGAATATGTGTTTGAACTGGAACTGGACGAACATGCCGCCGAGATCGCTCAGCACTATGAAAAAGCGGGCCATCGGGCCAAAGCCGCCGCCTACTACGACCGCGCCGCGGACCACGCCTGGGACAGCAGTTTTCTGGATCGCGCCGAAACGCTCTACTCCAGGGCGGTCGCCCTCAGCGCCGCCGCGGAAGGCAAAACCAGCGCCAACCACTGCGAGTACACCTTCCATCTGGCCCTGCTTTACCACTACATGCTGCGCCATAAGGAAGCGGAACCGCTCTATCTGGAAGTGAGGCGCCTGGCGCGCCGCATCCACGGCGAAGGATCCCCCGCCCTCAGTCCCTATCTGAACAACCTCGGCCGCTTCTATAAAGACACCGGGCGCTTTGCCGAGGGCGAAAAACTGCTGCGGCGCTCCCTGGCCATGGAGCGGGAAATGAACCCTGTGAGCTCCAATGTGGCGGACAGGATAAACAACCTGGGGCACATGCACGGAATTCGGAAGCAGTTTGACCAAGCCGAAAAACTATTTTTGGAAGCCCTGGAAATCATGGAAAAAAACTACTCTCCGGAGCATTTCTTCACCGGCACCTTATGCGGCAACCTGGGCGGGGTTTATTACCAACTGGGACGGCTGGAAGAAGCGCTCCCGCTGCTGGAACGGGCGGTGGAGATCACGCGCAAGAACCATGGTCCCGACCATCCGGTGACGGCCATCTATCTTAGCAATCTGGCCAAAGTGCATCTCGCCTTGAAAAACTTCGGGCAGGCTGAAACGCTCTTTCTCAAAGCCCTGGAAAACATCCTCGGACCCTTTGGGGAACTGCATCCCAAAACCCTGGTCGTGGTGGAACTGCTACAGGCTTTGTACACGGAAATGGGCGATCCGGCCCAGGCGAAATTTTACTCCCGCTGGCTGGGCCGGGGAAAACCGGTTGACGTTTGAGCCGAGGCGCGCCACCAGATTATCCGTTCCCTTAATATTTTTCAATTTCGCAACCTGGAGATTTAATCTCCTGACAAACAGGAGGTTAGAGCATATTATCCACAACTCCCCCAGCCGGTTGAACCAAAAATAGGGAAGATTTAGCTTGACAAAAAACACCTCCCTCTGAATATTGCAACCACAGACCCTACATAGAATGCCCTCCGAGTCCGTGGGGACGCCGCCCGGCGATCCCCACGGTTTTTTTATCTGCCCGGAAAGGGCTTTCTTCCTCCAGCCCCCTGCCTTGGTGCCGCTTTTCCAAATCAATTCCGGCCCCACCAGAAGACCAGCTGAGCCGAAACTGTTGCCTTTGGCCCGGTTCGGGATAGATTGTTTAACAGCCAGGGCGCCTGCCGGGCAGGTATTTTTCCCAGGCAGCAAGCCATGCAAGGAGCAAACCCAGATGCGCAAGATCAGATTGATAAAAAATGCCAGGCCCAGTATCGACGGCGCGGGAGTACACCTCTTCCGGGCCTTCGGCTTTGGCGACGAACGCCTGTTCGATCCCTTTTTGATGCTGGACGACTTTCGCAACGACGACACCCGCAACTATTTGCCGGGCTTTCCCTGGCATCCGCACCGGGGCATCGAGACCATCACCTACATGCTGGAAGGCAGCGCCGAACACTCCGACAGCATGGGCAACAGTGGCGTGATCGGCAAAGGCGACGTGCAGTGGATGACCGCCGGTAAGGGCGTCATTCATCAGGAAATGCCCAAACCGAATTCCCTGGGCCGGATGTATGGGTTTCAGCTCTGGACCAACCTGCCCAAGACAAAAAAGATGATGCCGCCCCGCTACCGCGACATCAAGGCGGCGGACATACCCCTGGTGAAAACAGCCTCCGGCGCCGAAGTGAAGGTGATCTGCGGCACCTATGAAGGCGTGAACGGCCCCACGCGCGACATCATCATCGAGCCCCAGTACTGGGATGTGTACGTCCCGCCCAGCACCCAGCTGGTGCTGCCCGCTCCCAGCGGCGAAACCTGTTTCCTCTATGCGTACGAAGGCGAGGCCAGCATCGGCGAACAGCCGGTGCGAAACCGCCAGACCGCCCTGCTGGACGACGGTGACGAGGTGGAGATCAATGCCTCCGGAGCCGGTTTCCGCATGCTCTTCCTGCGCGGCAAACCGCTAAACGAATCCATCTCCTGGCGCGGATCCATCGTGATGAACACCCGCGAGGAGATCGAAACCGCCTTCCGCGAATTGGAGAAAGGCACTTTTCTGAAGTGATCCTTGGCCGCGGCCTGCCTCCGCTGCGGAGAAGGGCTGCGGGTCCGATAGCGTGAAACCGCTGCGGCAGAATGTGGGTTGGGGACGTTTTTTTGGCTTCGGTTCCGCCAAAGGTTTTCATTGACACAAAAGCGGCACCAGCCAGATTGGAGCCGATGATTCAACAAGGGAGTTCACATGAAGAACAACAGCTCAGGCTGGGCGCCAACCATCACTCTGGCAAAGCTTTTTGAAGAGCAGAACCAGTTTTTTGACGCCCTGTCCGCCTATGAAATGATCAGCCAGACCGATTCTTCGGCGGCCGTGCGGGAAAGCATCGAAGCGCTGCACCAGCGCATTCTGAACGATCCCGCGAGCCGCTATGACCCCCGCATCGAGAAACTTTTCACTCCGGAGGAGCTGGCCTATCTGAGAATCCTGGACCACCAGGGGTTCGAAAATTTGGCCCGGGCCCGGGAAAAGCTGAATGAAGGCTCTTTGGGCGCGGACATCTATATTGAGGAAGACGAGGACTGGATGGACGGGGATGAGTTCGAGACGGACGCTCTGGCGCAGATCCTGCAGGAGATCGAGCAGCAGACCCAGTTGAACCTGGCCGAGGCGGTTCCCGACGCCCGGGAATTCACGGTGAAGGATCTGCTGATGGCGCTGCTGAGCAGATTTGACAAAGATCAGAGGCTCACCGACGTCCGGCTTAGCGATCTGGTGGCCGTGATCCTGGAGATGCAGGGACCCAAAGACAGATCCTGATGCCGGCCAAAGCTGAACCCAAATACAACAAGCTGTGCCAGCGCTGCCGGAAAAAATGCAAACAGGCCCAGAGCGTTACCGTGGTTTCCTGTCCGCATTTTGAGGCCAAGCCTGTGCAAATGGAGATCCCGCTCAAGTTTCCGCGCGGCCGCCCCAAGAAACTTCGCCCCTGAGGCCAGCATGCGCGTGATCACCGGCAAATACAAAGGCCGCAATCTCTTTTCCGTGGAAGGCAAAACCACCCGGCCCACCACCGCTTACAACCGGGCCATGATTTTCAGCGTGTACCCGGACCTGGAGGGGAAAAAGGTGCTTGACCTCTTTGCCGGAACCGGCTCCTATGGTCTGGAAGCCCTGTCACGGGGCGCGATTTGGGCGGATCTGGTGGAATTTGCCACCCCGGCGGTGGCGGTGATCCTCAAAAATGTGGCCCTGTTGGGTTGCGGAGCTGATTGCCACGTCTGGCGCAAACGCGCCGAGGCTTTTCTGAAGGGCACCAAAGACAGTTGGGACGTTATCTTTCTGGACCCCCCCTATGCCAAGGATCTGCTCAATCCCTGTCTGGACCTGATCTATCAGCGCCGGTTGCTGCTGCCTGGCGGAGTGGCCATTGCTGAACACAGTCCCCGGGAACCGGTGGCCGAAGCGCATCAAGGGCTGATCCTGACGGCCAAAACCGGCCGCACCAGCTGTTTCACGCTGCTCCGGGCTGAAGAATAGCCGAAACCCCAGCCATCGGCCATACCCCCCGTTCGGGTACTTAAAACTTCGTTTCCAGCCAGACTTGCACACGGGTTTGCACCCGGGCTTTCTGATCCTCGGACAACCTTTTCTCTAGCTTTTCCCGGTAGGATTGCGCTGTGTCGTTGCCGTTGGCTTCGGCCAGGGTGAACCAGAAGCTGGCTTCCTCATAATCGCGATCCACGCCTTCGCCGTTGGCATAGCAGACGCCCAGGTTGCTTTGGGCCATGGCGTGATCCTGTTGCGCGGCCAGCCGGTACCATTTCACCGCCTCCGCGAAGTCCTTCTTGACCCCGGTGCCGTTCTTGTAGCAGACCCCAATGGTGTTTTGCGCCTTGGGATAGCCCACTTCCGCGGCCAGCATGTACCAGCGCGCTGCTTCCGTCACATCCTTGGCCACGCCGCGTCCGTTCAGGTAAGCCACCCCCAGTCCGTACAAAGCCCGCGGATCGCCCTCTTCAGCCGCCATCAGCCACCAGCGCACGGCTTCCGTTTCGTCTTGGGACACCCCTTCACCCTTGTAATATTGCTCACCTATGTCGTACATCTCGCTGAAATTCTGTTCCCAAGTGGGTTTGGTGCGTTCCGGAAGGAATTGCGGGCTTGATTCCTCCGCCACGCTTTCCTCCTCCGGCTCATCCAAAGGCCACTGGCGAGGCGCCTGATCGTCTTCCGGTATGGCCCCGGGCATCGCCAGGATGCCTCTTCCGGGATCGGGAAGACTTGGCTGCGCGCCGGTTTCAGCCGCGAGGCGGTACCATCTGGCCGCTTCCCGGAAATCCTGGGTGACACCGTACCCGTTGTCGTAGCAGATGCCCAGATTGTACATGGCGCTGGAGTTTCCCTGCTCGGCGGCCAGGGTCCACCAGCGCACGGCCTCGGCGAGATCCTGGGTGACGCCCTCGCCCAGATAGTAGCAATAGCCAAGGTTGCACTGGGCGTTGGGATTGCCTTTGCGGGCGGATTCGCGGTACCACTTGAAGGCTTCCAGCTTGTTTTGGGGCAGGCCGAAACCGTTGTCGTAACACCAGCCCAGATTGTACTGCGCGAAGGCGTTGCCCTTCCGGGCCGAGATCCGCCACCATCTGGCGGCCTCACTGTCGTCTTTGGCCACACCTTCGCCTCTGTAATAACACCAGCCCAGATTGCACTGGGCGTCCGCGTGACCCTGATCTGCGGCTAGGGCGTACCATCTCACCGCTTCCCGCAGGTCACGCACCACGCCTTCGCCGTGATAGTAGCTCCAACCCAGCGAGTACTGGGCATCCGCGTTGCCGTTGAGCGCATCGCGCATCAGTTGGCTGCTGTAGGTAGCCTGGGCAAAGAGGGCAGCGGCCATGGCCAAGAGAGCCAGGACCAGGATCGTTTTTCGTGATATCAAGCTTCCAAACATAAGAAATAAACCAAATCCAAGCTTTGCTTTTGTGTCAAGCAGAAAATTTTGCAGGGCTTCAGAAGGAAACATCTTGACAGAAATCGTATCTTGTAAAACAAGATACCTTGTCTGACAAATATTTACTATGGCTTTGTCAAAGAAGGAGTTGGGATTGAAAGTGAATGCCAGGTTCACACTGGAAGTGATCTCCAAGCTGGACCCTCTACTGAATAATCCAGCTCGCCTGCAAGTGGTCTGGTTGCTTGCCCGCGGCGGGAGCATGGACTATCTGGACCTGATGCGGCTGACCGGTCTGAGCTCCGGCAATATCACCACCCATCTGCAGAAGCTGGTTCGGGCTTCATATATTCTGCAAACCAAGAGTTTTGTGGAAAACAGGCCACGGACCACTTTGCGCCTTACAGACATGGGCAAGGCGGCTTATGAAGCCTGGGGACGGCGTATCCTATACGCGCTGCCAGCCAGCCTTCAAAGAGAGCTTCTGCCCGGGCATCAGCATCTGTGGACGCTGACGGGAAAGCATTGGGACCCGGATGCTCACAATCGTTACTGTTACATCAATCTGGATAAAGGACTGAATCTCTGGCCGCCCATCACATGGTTCAGTCAATGAGTTACACCAACACCAACAAACAAGGAGTTGCCATGATCGAGACCATGAAAGCGATGCTCGGCAAGGTTGAGGCCGATTACGCCGACCTGCGCTACGAGACCAAAAGGGTCCAGCGCGTGGTGCTGAGCAAAAAAGAGGTCCGGAGTTACGGATCGAACTCCGGCGACGGCTATGTGCTGCGGGTGCTGCGCCAGGGCGGTTTTGCCACCGTCTGTTTCACCAAGCCGGAGCAGGCGGAGGAGGCCATCCGCAAGGCCGTGGAAAACGCCGATATTCTTAGCGCGCATCAGCTGAAAAAGAAACAGCTGGCCCCGGCCCCGGTGATCCGGGAAAGCGTGAAAGCCACGCTGCGGGAGGACCCGCGCCATATCCCTCTGGAGGAAAAGCTGGCATTGGTGAAGCACTATTCCGAGCTGCTTTTCGCCCAGCCGGACATCGCCAATGTTGAGCTGGAATACTACGATGTCCATCGCGACAAGTTTTTCATCAACAGCGAAGGCAGCGAGATCAACGAGGAACTGGTCACCACCAAACTGGGCGGCTCCATCATCAGCCAGGCTGGCGACCTCACCCAGACGGTGCGCATGGCTTTTGGCGGCAGCGACGGGTTTCAAAAAGTTCGCGACCGCGAGGATGAAGCCCTGCAGCGCGCAAAGATAGCCTCCGATCTGCTGAAGGCGGAGCCGGTGAAGGCCGGCACCTACAACATGGTGCTCAATCCCGGCATCGCGGGTGTCTTTACCCATGAGGCTTTCGGCCACTTTTCCGAAGCCGACATCGTGCGCAACCTGCCGGCCATGCGGGCCAAGATGCAGTTGGGAACAAAGATCGGCACGGATATCCTGAACATCACCGACAACGCCACCCTGGCCAACCAACTGGGATATTACAAATATGACGATGAGGGCGTGGCTGTGCGCGAAGTGAAGCTGATGACCGCGGGCGTGCTTACTGGCAGGCTGCATGACCGGTTCACGGCAGCCGAAATGGGCGAGCCCATCTCCGGGCACGCCATCGCTGAGGATTTTCGCTACGCCCCGATCGTGCGCATGGGAAACATCTTCATCGAACCAGGCGCTGCCAGCCTGGAAGAGCTGCTCGCCGCCCTCGGCGACGGGCTTTACATCTGCGACGCCATGGGCGGCCAGACCTCCGGCGAAAACTTCACTTTCGGCGCCAACCACGGCTACATCGTGAAGGGCGGCAAACTGGCCGGCATGATCCGCGACATCAACATCGTGGGCAACCTCTACCACACCCTGAACAGCGTGAAGCTGATCGGCAGCGACTTCGTGCTCAACGAATCAGGCGGCTGTGGCAAAGGCCAGACCAACATCCGCTCCTGCCTCGGCGGACCCAGCGTGCTGTTTGAAAATCTCACCGTAGGAGGCAAATGATGGACAAGCTGCTCAAACTCGCGTCCCTGGCCGCCGATCAGGCCGAAGTCTATTATCAGGAAGAAACAGTGGACAGCCTCGCCTTCAGCGATGGTAAACTCGACAACTGCGACAGCGCCCTCAGTTCCGGCATCGCCCTGCGCGTGATCAAAAACGGCAAAATGGGCCTGGCCCACACCCGCAACTTACTCAACCGCGAAGCCCTGGTGAAGCAGGCCCTGCTGAGCGCGGAGAACGGCGTGGAAGTGGACTTCCTGTTCCCCCACACCCAGGACCCGCCCCGTCTCGAGCTTTACAGACCAAGCATCGAAACAATCAGCAAGGAGAACCTGATCGAGAAAGGCAACCGGATCATCGACTACGTTCGCGCCCGGATCGAAGGCCAGATCAACGTCAGTTTCGGCTATGGGACCGGCAGCAGCGGGATCCTCAACAGCGCCGGCACCGAACTGAGTGCCAGGTTCTCAGGATTTTCCACCCAGGCCATGCTGGTCTTTCCCGGCACCGGCAGCGGGCTCTTCACCTTTAAAACCGGGCGCGACCTGCTGGAACTGCAAGAGGCCGATCTGGACGAACTGATCGAACTCTTCCAGCTCAGCCAGAACGAGATCGTGCCGCCCACCAAGAAGTTGCCCGTGATCTTCACCCCCATCTCGCTGTTCGCGCTGCTCTCCAGATTCAGCGCCGCGTCGTCACCGGTGAACATCTACAACCGGGTTTCGCCCCTCTGCGGCAAACTCGGCGAACAGATCGTCTCCGAAAAACTCAGCCTCAACCGCGAACCTTTCGATCTGGAACTGGGATCTGCCGCTAGTTTTGACGACGAGGGCACTCCCACCCGCCGGCTCACGCTCATCGACCGCGGCGTCTTCAGCGCCTTTCCCACCGACCTGAATTACGCTGCCAAAATGAATCTGGAACCCAACGGCTGCGCGGTTCGCCAGTCTGTGGAATCACTCCCGATGGCCCATGCCGGCAATCTGGCGCTGGCCCCAGGCGATGCAAGCATGGCGGAGATGATCTCCGGCATCAAAGAGGGAATCCTGGTCCAGTTCCTGATGGGGGCGCAT is from Candidatus Cloacimonadota bacterium and encodes:
- a CDS encoding carbohydrate-binding family 9-like protein, with amino-acid sequence MRPKTLAALLLTLCGTLFAETFPVPGLPFAPLSYPCFPAPETPRIDGWIDDPAWSAAPWSASFTDIEGSLKPSPHLDTRFKMLWDGEGLYIAARLEEPQLWATLTEHDAVIFWDNDFEVFLDPNGDTHHYFELEINALNTLWDLFLVQPYRDEHSSLNGWEAHGAKTAVGLEGTLNDPSDLDTAWNLEIFLPWQAVAELAGTSCPPRSGDYWRINISRVQWTTEVAEGNYRKVAGIPEFNWVWSPQGLINMHYPERWGLVWFMDAPSPDRAWEPSLPEILPAEEYLRQVYYAQKQHLLDHGSYSISTSELGLAPFHHRGKIHLPRLEATSRSFCATLETGDLPTLVITQSGRLIRLPLR
- a CDS encoding tetratricopeptide repeat protein — translated: MKYIPPFIIAKLRRGKLRGRLYAYILVCELANLGQLTAGFKARGKKGAKDLARWLDELWMEPLEEVERRGGLIARWQGDSLWALFPQARPRETVAALEFIRSTFRQTTLKREKLGGPVPRIKLLVGCGRVDWQIFSNQLQHEYTFSGREVDALELLPRGRKQLLLTPAASAKLGAAGLLDCRGNPVRGIKPKSADQPKLISDENLALLSKFEHPRFRDWGPGTDFRQVACCQIKLRWDDPSAVDQLIQDMELLAITFGAFVRGVHRSGNEYTAIAWFGVPRIDSKATYNSCRVALEASKKYPAIRHGIAVGKVFAGKVGGEDFSRYAVFGAVEEQARKLCAMTQPGETITDQQIQAELSDQFNFLPLAKSGRSRKSGDPQVFKLAGMPTPVKTRGIFVGRKKELADLKTLIRQSLKCGNNLCVHICGTPGIGKTRLSEELIASLKNDAVNVFKLWCDPDQPPLDLLSQLLKQLFPISEDPARAGEEFSALWQNWAGKDTDLRSHKAFIGNLLGLHWPGSELELTPPELRVARIMDSCALVLREAASRQPLLIQIDDLQWIDGHSREIFERLGQAGIRRTCIMATSRYLEDGSVPELRAENFTSHRLDLGPLNRQDTLDLHKTLLGVEALPPATVEIINQKSDGNPFLVEQVIALCLELGLVNARGELDLPEDWEKYGLTDILLLRIDRLAAKTRACLFNASVLGMRFNVRVLSRMLNSDPRRELAGGAQNHIWQDLGEVLYIFSHVLIQEAAYARIQGKELPRLHLSAAQAMEYVFELELDEHAAEIAQHYEKAGHRAKAAAYYDRAADHAWDSSFLDRAETLYSRAVALSAAAEGKTSANHCEYTFHLALLYHYMLRHKEAEPLYLEVRRLARRIHGEGSPALSPYLNNLGRFYKDTGRFAEGEKLLRRSLAMEREMNPVSSNVADRINNLGHMHGIRKQFDQAEKLFLEALEIMEKNYSPEHFFTGTLCGNLGGVYYQLGRLEEALPLLERAVEITRKNHGPDHPVTAIYLSNLAKVHLALKNFGQAETLFLKALENILGPFGELHPKTLVVVELLQALYTEMGDPAQAKFYSRWLGRGKPVDV
- a CDS encoding pirin family protein → MRKIRLIKNARPSIDGAGVHLFRAFGFGDERLFDPFLMLDDFRNDDTRNYLPGFPWHPHRGIETITYMLEGSAEHSDSMGNSGVIGKGDVQWMTAGKGVIHQEMPKPNSLGRMYGFQLWTNLPKTKKMMPPRYRDIKAADIPLVKTASGAEVKVICGTYEGVNGPTRDIIIEPQYWDVYVPPSTQLVLPAPSGETCFLYAYEGEASIGEQPVRNRQTALLDDGDEVEINASGAGFRMLFLRGKPLNESISWRGSIVMNTREEIETAFRELEKGTFLK
- the rsmD gene encoding 16S rRNA (guanine(966)-N(2))-methyltransferase RsmD; amino-acid sequence: MRVITGKYKGRNLFSVEGKTTRPTTAYNRAMIFSVYPDLEGKKVLDLFAGTGSYGLEALSRGAIWADLVEFATPAVAVILKNVALLGCGADCHVWRKRAEAFLKGTKDSWDVIFLDPPYAKDLLNPCLDLIYQRRLLLPGGVAIAEHSPREPVAEAHQGLILTAKTGRTSCFTLLRAEE
- a CDS encoding sel1 repeat family protein — its product is MISRKTILVLALLAMAAALFAQATYSSQLMRDALNGNADAQYSLGWSYYHGEGVVRDLREAVRWYALAADQGHADAQCNLGWCYYRGEGVAKDDSEAARWWRISARKGNAFAQYNLGWCYDNGFGLPQNKLEAFKWYRESARKGNPNAQCNLGYCYYLGEGVTQDLAEAVRWWTLAAEQGNSSAMYNLGICYDNGYGVTQDFREAARWYRLAAETGAQPSLPDPGRGILAMPGAIPEDDQAPRQWPLDEPEEESVAEESSPQFLPERTKPTWEQNFSEMYDIGEQYYKGEGVSQDETEAVRWWLMAAEEGDPRALYGLGVAYLNGRGVAKDVTEAARWYMLAAEVGYPKAQNTIGVCYKNGTGVKKDFAEAVKWYRLAAQQDHAMAQSNLGVCYANGEGVDRDYEEASFWFTLAEANGNDTAQSYREKLEKRLSEDQKARVQTRVQVWLETKF
- a CDS encoding transcriptional regulator, producing MNARFTLEVISKLDPLLNNPARLQVVWLLARGGSMDYLDLMRLTGLSSGNITTHLQKLVRASYILQTKSFVENRPRTTLRLTDMGKAAYEAWGRRILYALPASLQRELLPGHQHLWTLTGKHWDPDAHNRYCYINLDKGLNLWPPITWFSQ
- a CDS encoding TldD/PmbA family protein, whose protein sequence is MIETMKAMLGKVEADYADLRYETKRVQRVVLSKKEVRSYGSNSGDGYVLRVLRQGGFATVCFTKPEQAEEAIRKAVENADILSAHQLKKKQLAPAPVIRESVKATLREDPRHIPLEEKLALVKHYSELLFAQPDIANVELEYYDVHRDKFFINSEGSEINEELVTTKLGGSIISQAGDLTQTVRMAFGGSDGFQKVRDREDEALQRAKIASDLLKAEPVKAGTYNMVLNPGIAGVFTHEAFGHFSEADIVRNLPAMRAKMQLGTKIGTDILNITDNATLANQLGYYKYDDEGVAVREVKLMTAGVLTGRLHDRFTAAEMGEPISGHAIAEDFRYAPIVRMGNIFIEPGAASLEELLAALGDGLYICDAMGGQTSGENFTFGANHGYIVKGGKLAGMIRDINIVGNLYHTLNSVKLIGSDFVLNESGGCGKGQTNIRSCLGGPSVLFENLTVGGK